A genomic window from Salvelinus alpinus chromosome 10, SLU_Salpinus.1, whole genome shotgun sequence includes:
- the LOC139531409 gene encoding transforming acidic coiled-coil-containing protein 3-like — protein MSELNEHFVPLAADKQRKMEKAQADITKVLQEKEPLSQDLNAMERSFSDLVKRLDEYKEVIEGYIKNEEMLKKCAQDYLARIKEEEQRYQTLKAHAEHKLSLANGEIADVRSKLKSLVAALQAQLRREQIKAQSLGKSLDQKVSHPQSEVVHEGAFISIICSEKCFALIMVDFVFLLADFLSPQVKETEELNNLCDELIAKVQKG, from the exons ATGTCAGAATTGAATGAGCACTTTGTTCCTCTGGCAGCTGATAaacagaggaagatggagaagGCCCAGGCTGACATCACTAAAGTCCTGCAGGAGAAGGAACCGTTATCACAGGACCTGAATGCCATGGAGCGGTCCTTCTCAGATCTCGTCAAGAGACTAGACGAATACAAAGAGGTCATCGAGGGTTACATAAAG AATGAAGAGATGCTGAAGAAATGTGCTCAAGATTACCTGGCTAGGATCAAGGAGGAGGAGCAGCGCTACCAGACCCTGAAAGCCCATGCAGAGCATAAACTTAGCCT GGCGAATGGAGAGATTGCAGATGTGCGCTCCAAACTAAAGTCTCTGGTCGCTGCTCTTCAGGCCCAGCTGCGCAGGGAGCAGATAAAGGCCCAGTCACTGGGGAAGAGCCTTGACCAGAAAGTAAGTCACCCTCAATCTGAAGTAGTCCATGAGGGTGCCTTTATCAGTATTATTTGTTCAGAAAAGTGTTTTGCACTTATCATGGTTGATTTTGTTTTCCTCCTTGCTGATTTTCTGTCCCCTCAGGTAAAAGAGACTGAAGAACTCAACAACCTTTGCGATGAACTAATAGCTAAAGTCCAGAAGGGCTGA